Within Spinacia oleracea cultivar Varoflay chromosome 4, BTI_SOV_V1, whole genome shotgun sequence, the genomic segment TGGACTACTTACAGCGAGTAATGTTTGGACATAATGTTCATCTGGTATGCAGTTGTGCTGCTTGGATGTGTCAACTGGCTGCAATACAGAATTAAAAACCATATATCAGTAAAATCCATGATCTCATCAACCTGATTGGTGCAAGTTTGTATACCAACTGAAAAGTAATGAGTTTGCATGAAATTTACATAGAATATCTTATGTGAAAGTCCATGATAGTAATGCGTTTCCACAACCATGATTCTCATTTCTCATAACCAAATCCACGCTTCAAGAGTTCAAGATGATAacaaaaatcaattaaataaattcatttacATGATTGTGAATTGCATTCCCACCGAAATTCAGAAATCTCATGTAATAGGTCACGGCCAGGTGTGCTGGTCTAACAAAAAATTATGTTCTATATAATCGTGAGTCTTGACGTGAAATTTAGATTACAATACTACCAtgaacaaaacaaagaaaaggacAGCATGCACACAAACATACACCTGCCTCGCATGTGTAGACAAACAAACACGCCTACGGCCTACCCGCCCAACCACACCGGAGAGTGGGGGGAGGGATGGAGAAAATACACAGACGCGAAAAGTGAGAGAGAAGGGCGGAGAAGGAGAGTGGAGTGCTCTTACAAAGGGTTGTTCGCGCCAAAATTCTGGGAGTGACTTTCTCTGCATCATTAAGAGGAAACATTtgtaaaaacaaaaagaaacaccaAACCCCTCCCTCCAAAACAATTAACAAAAGTATGGAAATAAGGAATAAAAATAGCCTAAAAATGATGAGAAATAAGGTTTAGATCGGTCTAAAAAGACTACAAAATCAGGATACAGTGGCCGATGTTGTGCCATCTTTAACCAATTGAGGTACGAACTTGGAACTTTTGCATTTGCATCATATGCAGATTGGATTGAAAACACTTGACAGGCTTGCTACTTATCTTTTATTAGTTTATGATAGGAACCCAAGTGGTTATGCCATACTCTTACACGGGTTTTTGTGTTATGCTTAGGGCCTCATGGTTCCACCTTGTTATGAAATGTTTAGTTTAGCCTTATTCATTTTCGTATTACTAGCTTAGGGTGGACTTACTAAGTAATCAAGAAAGCTCACACACAGTTTGTTAAGTTGTTTCCTAAAACTAATGGAATTTCAAATCTTTGTAGGGTTTTATGTAGCATCGCCTATTAATAAAGTAGCTAGCTAATGAGTGGCATTTATGTCACTCTTAGGGTAGTACTTTGCCTCTTTTTAGTcttgattttgtttgttttctttcCCCTTTGTGCTTGTTTTAGTCCCCTTTGCCTTTCCTTGCTTAGTTGACTTGGTTTTTCCCCATTACTGTCTTTTTCCCTTGTTTTTCTCATTTTTGGCAAGCTTATGCTTTTCAGGGTGTGTTAATGTGTAGGAAAATAGGTAAAACGGACGGAAAAGTCAACAGAAGTCAACATCATCCCAAGGAAAAGTCGAAGTGAAAAAAGGAGTCATGAAGTCAAGAGCTCAAGGTGTTCGGCCAAACCTCTGAagtgttcggccgaaccaaagCAGACTTTCTAAAGCAAAGAAGCCcagaagttcggccgaactaagCTGAAGGTTCGGTCGAACTCCCTTAGGTCCGGCCGAACACGCCTTAACGTTCGGTCGAACTCCCTTAGGTCCGGCCGAACACGCCTTAACGAGCAAAGGGTTAGCTTGCAattcgtggactatggaccatggtgcacagtgagcatggtgcaccatgtgcaccaaaagaacacatgtgcataaacaaaagaacatgccactacgacaaaagaacatgcggTATAatgtttcacttttttgttataaaaaataacatattatttcactatttattaaagatataaaaaatatatatccatgttcttttcacgtaaccagatgttcttttaattatatacttgtgttcttaaggtgcaccatgctcactgtgcaccatggtccaccttctaaattgcggttAGCTTGGGGGAAGCTTTTAGCTAGTTTGGGGGAATGTTGATTTGGGAGCATGTAGTGGGTTGGAAGGGGTAGCTGTTGTTGCTTGTTGCTTGTTGGTTGTTTCTTGTTGCTTGTTGGTGTTGGTTCGGTTACGATCAAGCTAAGACCTTCCGGATATCTTGTTGATCAATGGACCATGGTTGGAGCTTGGTGCGGTCAAGCTTTGTGATGGATCGGTTAGGGAGGGCATACCACTCTTGCTCTTTGTACACCATGGCAATCCACCTAGACTCCTTCCTTGTAGAGTAATTGATGAACCATTGACTTTGGAGGGCCGGGATGTTGAGAAACTTGTAATCTGGTGTACCTATGCAAGCGAGATCATCCAACTTTTCCGCGAATTTCCCCTTCTTCATCCTCATGACAATGAGGGTCACCATGCCTCCCATGTGAATCTCTTCCATCAAGGTTCCATCTCTAGTGCCCAAACATCGTCGGATGAACGATGCTACACAATCATAGCGGAATGTTGGCCGTGGTTTGTCGGCCAACCATAAACTAGCAACCTTATCCTTGATCATGGCCCCTAAACTTGCCTTGAAGAAGATGGAATAGGCAAGCATGCGAGAGAAATACCGAAGGGCTAAGTGAATGATTTCCGAAGCCTTTGATTGATTTGTCTGAAAATGGACTTGGTCGGTGATGTGGCTCCACCACTCATCCTCATTGTATGCAAACCCCTTGGCCACTAAGGCGGTGGCGATGTTGGTGTGGGCTTCACCATATTGGGGGAAGCAAAACAATGCGCCCAACTCGGAGGAGCTCATCTCGTGGGACTCATTGAATAGGCGAAAGTGAACTTGCAACCCTTCCTCCGCTGTAGTTGTTTCCAAGGAGGAGAGAAACTCTAAAGTGAGCCTAAGATAGGTCTCACAATTGAGTTTGATGAACTCCTTCAAGCCAAAATTCTCGGCTAATAGCAACACCTCCTCCTTAATCCCAAGCGAACCGAGAGTTGGCCCATGAAAGGAAACTAGAATAAAATATAATCCATTGTGATTAAAGATTAGgtaattaggaaaaaaaacatATGTTCTATCTAGTAATTTTCAAAAGTTGATTCGTGAATATTGAAtcggacttttttttttttttgtggtcaCACAACAAGTCAAAAACCAAGTGCTGGAACTAATACGCGGAAGTGTCACAACCAATGTAAACATCTGTTCAAATCAGATGTGGAAGATCACAACTCGCGGAAAGTTGTGTCAAAAGTCAATTGTGTATCTCCAAAAGTCAATTGTGTCAAAAAAAACACTACATACGGATAAAAAAGCAAGAAATTCACGCTGTTTTTATGGTAGTGTACTATGTTCATGAATACAGTTGGAAAGGATTGTTTAAAAATCCAGGCAGACGTGTATCCTATGTTCATGAATACAGTTGGAATTTGGAAAGGATTGTTTAAAAATGCAGGCAGAAGTTTACTCACCTGGCAATGCTGCTGAAATACCGGAAAAACAGTTTCGTCTTTTAGGACAATTTCAGCATGTTTCCTGTTCAGCACAACCCACTGTATCTCCAATTCCAGAAAAAGTGGAAAAACGTAAAGGACAAATTAACACAGAAAAGCTAACCTGATGTAATACTATTATTCCTTAAACCAATGAGTATTTAATGCTCATACCTGAGAACCTTTACGCCAATTTCTTTCGGGAACAATGGATTGCATCTTTGGATTGTAACGTCCCCCCTTTGTGTCGGAGAAACTACAACACCAGTAAATGCAAGTAAATAAGTACCCTTTCCTTTCTTGATTCACTGTGTAAAAAGGTTCCATGATACTTCCACCAGTCTAATGTTCCATAAAGACCTTCACTCGTTCTGTTTAAGTCTATTCCATGAAGTTCTTCCTGTTGTTGTCTTATTCCTTATTTAGTAAATGTTATTTCCCTTTATAACTTCCCTTGCCAAGTTATTGGACCCACTCATCTCCACCTCCTCTCAAAATCACAAAAAAGGTTGCACATTCACACTACCTCTCCTCCTTTCCTTGGTTTCATTGCTACAGTACGTCAGCACATGTGAAGGTCTTTATGAAACACAGGTATTGCAGAAGAGACAATGCCCTTAAACCTAGATGGAAACATTGGCAAAATAAACTATAAACATAGTAATAACAAGCAGTTTAAAAAATAAACCCCAGATCTTACCTGTCGACAAAACTGGTAGATGTTGACATGATATAATCATATGTATAGCTAAAGTTGTATAGAGGTACACAGCTGAAATAAGATCAGATAGCTGAAATATTGTTAGAAAGAGACAACTAAAGGATAAGCACTCATATAATCACCTACCAGAGTCAACATATTCGTCAGCCAAAGCAACTACATAACAACTCTTGGTTAATGTGAAATAATCAAAATCCACATACATCTTGAGTAGATCAATGCTCACCTATCTGACAGGAAAACAAACCGCTCATTAGCTGGATCAACAAGTGCTTTTTCAAGCAAAAGTCGCTCTGCCTGAATCATGCTAGCTGATCCCCAATCTACCTAGAGAGGAAAAACTCAATAACAGACCAAAAGATGCAATAAGTTCCAATTGATAAGCTAAAGCCAACAAGCGATGCAAATTGAAAAAGAGGACAACATAaggggaagaaaaaaaaataggacAATAAAAGGGGaaggaaaaaagagaaaacCTGAACTAACAAGACTCGGAGCTAGGCCTAGTTGCATACATGCATGTAACTAAGTCGCTTACTACTGTGATAAATTATACCAAATTTAAGGAAGTGCAACCTTTACATGGTCTGCTGGACCAACAAACATCTGACTCACTGAGGTAATAAAATGGTAAATCCAAGGAAGAAAGGCCTCTTACCAGGCTCCAACAAAATATGTATTGCCAATACTACCCTTAACTTTAGAATTAATTTTCCCTACTTCACTCCTGTAAGTAATAGAGCTTACTAAGTATTGTTCATTTGCTAATACTCTAATAGTAGTCGAGTGCTCACTCAAAAGTCAGAAACAGGCGCTTTTAAGGTTATACACTGAAGTATTAAAGAGTGTGCAAATACACAGATATATAGGGATGAAAGTACATTTTCTGGCTTCCCTTGGGATCATGATCATCAGGGCTCTCCCAAGATTCTCCTTCTCCGTGTACAACTAGATTGGAAATCCTTTTTTTTCCCCTCTTTTCCCATTAACTTGATGCTTCCTCTTTGTTATTCAGTTTTTTTCTCTTCAGTAATACTCCACATTCTTTATGCTCAAAGTACCAACTCACCATAATCAATAAAATTAtcaccaaacaaaaaaaaaatcccaaaaaaattgACTACTGTGCTTATTGCAAAATCGACAGATTTCAGACACAACGAGATGCAACTTAAGTACCAGATACTTTCCGAATTTGGAATATAAACTCTAATAATCTTTAACTATTCAGATGTTGTAGGCAAACAGAACATCCGACATAGTGgcgtattatttatttattaaacagCAAAGTTAGGGACTGGATTTTCAGGCTCTAGATACTAAGCCACAGTGAGGAAGGAAATTAGATTTGCAGGTACCATTTATTCAGTCCAGTTTAACCACCACACAATATTCAGAAAATACCGAGAGTCTAAATCCATACTACAGATATTATTTACCAATTAACTAAGCTTCTAAATTTCTCAATCTTTCAAATAATAAGTTTTTCCACAGAGGATGATAACTTAATTCAAGAATCACAATATATAAGCTACCTGTACACTATCATTGACTTGACGGTTTAGAAAATACAGGGACTTTGTTGTTGCCTTGTTGAACAGGAACCCAGGTCTTGAATGAACAAACACTGTAAACCTTTTGTCCTTGTCTTCCTGGAAAGAGGTAACCATTACAAAAACAGAACAATGctccaaaaataataatattacctTCTTTTCTCAAGAAGCCCACTGTACAAAACACAGTATTAAATACAAAGTATGTTGATGACAATGCATTTCCTAATATATTAGCTGTTTTCTTGTGATTGATGCATGAATTTACTTTCTCATAAGAGGTGTGGTTTTGCATGGGACAAAAAGAATGTTCATAAGTTTTCTTGGCACTAAATGTTAGGATAGATTCCTTGGAGGCGAGAAAGGGTTCACAAAGTATAGGAAGTTTCCTACTCTAAGTGTATTCCCTAGTTGAGTTGGAAAAGATTTCCTACATCAAGTTGATTTCTATAAGTTGGAAAAGGTTTCCTACATCGAGTTGGTTTCCTTCTTTGAGATGGAGAAGGTTCATAGTGTAGAGTATTTTTCTATGAGTTGGAAAAGATTTCCTACATCAAGTTAGTTTTTTTCTTGGCACTAAATGTTTTCCTTATGCTAGATGGTTTCGTTTCATAATCAGATTAATTTAGGATTTGCCTTTGTGTAGAGTCCATATGTTCAGGATTTGTTTCACACTTAGTTTCCTACTTAGTTTATAAGGTTTACAAATCTAATAGGAGTTGCACGCCCGTTTAAGAGGGTGTGCAAGCTGGGCCTGGCCCCCGAAATAAAAAGGACCCATTTTTATTTTACTTAAGCAAATTGTTGCAAAGATGACATGAATGTCTCCGATGTTCTAGACTCTAGTGGTTAGGTGAATTGTAACAAGACTTCATTCTGAGCCTTGTCCCAAGATCGAAACCCCAATCACAcacttttgaaatttattttttggtaaaaACCTTTTCAACCTGCAATAAGTTCATCCATTAGTTCCTCAtgattcttgatttttttttcaaagcttGGTTCTTGATCTTCGACCTTCTTTATTCAACAAGTCGAGTCACGAAATTGCTATTATTATCATCCAAATCTTTCATCTTTAATAAATAACTTATGGTTTTGTTTCCGTACTTCCAACGGTACCATACTATGGAGTACCATTTAAAGTAGAGGCCTCATATTCGGTTGATTGATTATATTAAGTACGATCCATTTTATTtggttttgcttttttttgGTATTTGTTTGTTAATTTAAGATTGAAAAAATCATTTTGGTAGGTTTCACTGAAATTGTTCAATTATTTGTATAATTGAGTTGTCTAACTTATATTACTAGCATAGGGCCCCTAAAATGTTTAAGACGGCCCTTATGAGTTGGAGACTTGTTCCGACCATCATAAACAGCGAATAAGCAggactttattttattttcagaaaGATTTTTGAGTTATATTAAAGTTGATGAGCATCCTTGGTTAAATCTTAGACATTATGGTATGCAAAAAATACAAAGCATCTCTAGCTGAGTTAAGGTAAAAGTTAGGGCCTAACCTTTCCCATTTTTCACCGTCTGGACCtatactttttttttcaccttttaggACCTACTATTCATTCTCCGGTAAAACTTAACCAAAGAAAACAAAAGGTTAGTCTCTTAGGTTAAAAGTTTAGTCCCCTAAGTTAAATTCCACGTGGTTGCACTTATTTTGTTCTGTGGTTTACCGTGCAAGCCCTATCAGCCAATCACATTTTTCTCTCCCCttaacaaaatattaaattaaccTCTAAAGAGAGAAagcttaaaaaacaaaaatggcAATGAATTCTACAAGAAGCTAAAAACTTCTCCTCCCTCCTTAAA encodes:
- the LOC110782789 gene encoding glycosyltransferase BC10 isoform X1, which codes for MMKRRSTSFQNRSSHHQYWKRSLLFVIVLCTSICVGSFVLLEINRPNINLFMPFPNLFTQKPKIAFLFIARNRLPLDFVWDAFFREDKDKRFTVFVHSRPGFLFNKATTKSLYFLNRQVNDSVQVDWGSASMIQAERLLLEKALVDPANERFVFLSDSCVPLYNFSYTYDYIMSTSTSFVDSFSDTKGGRYNPKMQSIVPERNWRKGSQIQWVVLNRKHAEIVLKDETVFPVFQQHCQRKSLPEFWREQPFPVDTSKQHNCIPDEHYVQTLLAQEGLEGEITRRSLTHTAWDLSASKDRERRGWHPATYKFSDATSQLILSIKEIDNIYYETESRREWCSSKGKPSPCFLFARKFTRPAAIRILNLSLPSK
- the LOC110782789 gene encoding glycosyltransferase BC10 isoform X2, with translation MMKRRSTSFQNRSSHHQYWKRSLLFVIVLCTSICVGSFVLLEINRPNINLFMPFPNLFTQKPKIAFLFIARNRLPLDFVWDAFFREDKDKRFTVFVHSRPGFLFNKATTKSLYFLNRQVNDSVQVDWGSASMIQAERLLLEKALVDPANERFVFLSDSCVPLYNFSYTYDYIMSTSTSFVDSFSDTKGGRYNPKMQSIVPERNWRKGSQWVVLNRKHAEIVLKDETVFPVFQQHCQRKSLPEFWREQPFPVDTSKQHNCIPDEHYVQTLLAQEGLEGEITRRSLTHTAWDLSASKDRERRGWHPATYKFSDATSQLILSIKEIDNIYYETESRREWCSSKGKPSPCFLFARKFTRPAAIRILNLSLPSK